One genomic region from Candidatus Borreliella tachyglossi encodes:
- a CDS encoding DUF777 family protein: MSNDTNYELYRINQRLKGSLLAQEDIKVFLNENIFISRIGTIKEFDSNTQKGIVLLKEYEGLAIHTCNIASVNYFLKTGDEVILLQSSINIFNTDDNNYFDQNYYYILRPVDLSKQKIEVKAGKVAIRSSDPIEISTSLANLKESFKQIVSTLEEVVDALFNLKVIGQAEIDPTFRVFYVNKIRYSLERIMPLVNNTLK; this comes from the coding sequence ATGAGCAATGATACTAATTATGAACTCTATAGAATAAACCAACGTCTTAAAGGCTCCCTGCTTGCTCAAGAAGACATAAAGGTATTTCTTAATGAAAACATTTTCATATCACGTATTGGAACAATAAAAGAATTTGATAGTAATACCCAGAAAGGAATAGTTTTACTTAAGGAATACGAAGGACTTGCTATACACACTTGCAACATTGCTAGTGTAAATTATTTCCTAAAGACAGGAGACGAGGTTATACTACTGCAAAGTAGTATTAATATTTTCAATACGGATGATAATAACTATTTTGATCAAAATTATTACTATATACTAAGACCAGTTGATCTTAGCAAGCAAAAGATTGAAGTTAAAGCTGGTAAGGTTGCTATACGCTCAAGCGACCCTATAGAAATTAGTACAAGCCTTGCTAATTTAAAAGAGAGTTTTAAACAAATTGTTTCAACGCTTGAGGAAGTAGTTGATGCATTGTTTAACCTTAAGGTAATAGGTCAAGCAGAAATTGATCCAACTTTTCGTGTATTTTATGTAAATAAAATAAGATATAGTCTTGAACGAATCATGCCTCTAGTTAATAACACATTAAAGTAA
- a CDS encoding DUF693 family protein has product MYRLLKYDFLVEFYNATTLKNSIGGGIPEVHPKVVIKTEWGVHVDISINDVLSNHNIIASKQAKLQIWNLPLTFNDEIKVNDIVKIYYKKFADEKAYDFIMGGYLGVPMSTDYASGDFSVEYEIHLVSKSNFYNRELNKEFKGMRVVDAISFVFENKAIIKLSQKDQNRVIDESFYAKTPKEFIEKLTKKYVSNIKTDVGLITSDVDCNFIFSNIEPTPVLDKARYVPLEDYGLEFIPQQEISFATNRNYSIIFWNAKLTYTHKLRIGDKVSFKDALSNLIKCTIDQTNATLSNTGECSLSLKLHDDSNHVPRITKKIS; this is encoded by the coding sequence ATGTATAGACTACTTAAATATGATTTTTTAGTTGAATTTTATAACGCTACTACCCTAAAGAATAGTATTGGTGGTGGTATACCTGAAGTACATCCTAAAGTTGTAATTAAAACTGAATGGGGCGTTCATGTTGATATAAGTATTAATGATGTATTATCCAATCACAACATAATTGCAAGTAAACAAGCTAAACTACAAATTTGGAACCTGCCTTTAACTTTTAATGATGAGATTAAAGTGAATGATATTGTAAAGATTTATTACAAAAAATTTGCTGATGAAAAAGCATATGACTTTATCATGGGTGGGTATTTAGGTGTACCAATGAGTACAGACTATGCTAGTGGTGATTTTTCCGTTGAATATGAAATTCATTTAGTATCTAAAAGTAATTTTTACAATAGAGAGCTCAATAAAGAATTTAAAGGTATGCGGGTTGTTGACGCTATTTCTTTTGTATTTGAAAATAAAGCTATAATTAAATTAAGCCAAAAAGACCAAAACAGAGTAATAGATGAAAGCTTTTATGCAAAAACCCCTAAAGAATTTATAGAAAAACTCACTAAAAAATATGTATCAAATATTAAAACTGATGTCGGCCTAATTACAAGTGATGTTGATTGTAATTTTATATTCTCTAATATAGAGCCCACACCTGTCCTTGATAAAGCTAGGTATGTGCCCCTAGAAGACTATGGACTTGAATTTATTCCTCAACAAGAAATATCATTTGCTACCAATCGCAATTACTCTATAATTTTTTGGAATGCCAAATTAACCTATACTCATAAATTAAGAATTGGTGATAAAGTTAGTTTTAAAGATGCACTTAGTAATTTAATTAAATGTACAATAGATCAAACCAATGCCACGCTAAGTAATACTGGTGAGTGTTCACTTAGTCTTAAATTACACGATGACTCCAACCATGTACCACGAATAACTAAAAAAATCTCATAA
- a CDS encoding DUF792 family protein, translated as MDKHEILHLIKATVNQVFSFFSSGNFIVLFPRMDLKGFGYIPQLFFIEPKGDLIIRTYSTSCSKRPVINYYTRKAEYVTYNPVLNSEVISITGGVLTSIYKEMLSPLKMTPFGNSLLQYDSNFVKEQLANRIEAGVPFTAYSPTFQFKELVILTSVTFKDTPYIDEIEINLNIEVVKTFTLNEYKG; from the coding sequence ATGGATAAGCACGAAATATTACATTTAATTAAAGCTACTGTAAATCAAGTTTTTAGTTTTTTTAGTAGTGGTAATTTTATTGTGTTATTTCCAAGAATGGATCTTAAAGGTTTTGGATATATTCCGCAATTATTCTTTATAGAACCAAAAGGCGACCTTATAATTAGAACATATAGTACTAGTTGTTCAAAACGTCCAGTTATTAATTACTACACACGTAAAGCGGAATATGTTACCTACAACCCTGTACTAAATAGTGAAGTTATTTCAATTACTGGTGGCGTTTTAACTAGCATTTATAAAGAGATGCTATCACCTTTAAAAATGACTCCTTTTGGTAATTCATTATTACAGTATGATAGTAATTTTGTAAAAGAACAATTAGCTAATAGAATTGAGGCCGGTGTACCATTTACCGCATACAGCCCCACTTTTCAATTTAAAGAACTAGTTATCCTAACTTCTGTTACATTTAAAGATACTCCATATATTGATGAAATTGAGATTAATTTAAATATTGAAGTTGTAAAAACCTTTACACTAAATGAGTATAAAGGATAA
- a CDS encoding DUF759 family protein, with protein MSDTFTIKFKGVLDHAETKKALEKDISKMEKYLKPARTSLGSTKDIIKSNLSDKKRELSKQKKYEALREKTEKFKLAETKKLMSQGKSFAKARKEAFRRSQMSDDDLRKLEYKKLKKDEHSARFKKGFGFVTKVAMGTAIGNVVSGALNKGVSGVMDFAKKSVEMRSQIARQARLSSKMFTTAERSSIEGMLKGRGFEKQLDKEDFITKSALIKSELKQLGITDQKSIVDAVQTAVDIKKSGLLGEGTDESISAVVELLKGNAGVLFDTMHRLEGIGDKYNDFQARNFENVAKYDVLARLATLREIKKDVTSADLSGYATVADKSEGSMTRIEDNLGKLTSRLLEPAIKLVDKLLVWIENFSIEKSIISPIKNIFSIDTLIARLKSILPSWMGGDSGASLGELNKRREASEDGSSKQP; from the coding sequence ATGAGTGATACATTTACTATTAAATTTAAAGGCGTACTAGATCACGCTGAGACTAAAAAGGCGTTAGAAAAAGATATTTCCAAAATGGAGAAGTATCTAAAGCCCGCTCGAACTAGTCTGGGTAGTACTAAAGATATCATTAAGAGTAATTTAAGTGATAAAAAGCGTGAGCTCTCTAAACAAAAAAAATATGAGGCTTTAAGGGAAAAAACAGAAAAATTTAAGCTGGCTGAGACTAAAAAATTAATGAGTCAAGGTAAAAGTTTCGCTAAAGCTAGAAAAGAGGCATTTAGACGCTCACAAATGTCTGATGATGATTTAAGGAAGTTAGAATACAAAAAACTAAAAAAAGACGAGCATAGTGCACGGTTTAAAAAAGGTTTTGGTTTTGTTACAAAAGTTGCAATGGGAACCGCTATTGGAAATGTGGTATCTGGGGCACTTAATAAGGGCGTAAGTGGCGTTATGGATTTTGCTAAAAAGTCCGTTGAAATGCGTTCACAAATTGCAAGACAAGCAAGGCTTTCATCTAAAATGTTTACTACAGCTGAGCGTAGTAGTATTGAAGGAATGCTTAAAGGTAGGGGTTTTGAAAAGCAATTAGACAAAGAAGACTTTATTACAAAAAGTGCATTAATTAAATCCGAACTTAAACAATTGGGTATAACAGATCAAAAATCGATTGTTGATGCTGTACAGACTGCAGTTGATATTAAAAAGAGTGGGCTCTTAGGTGAAGGCACAGATGAATCAATAAGTGCGGTTGTTGAACTACTTAAGGGTAATGCTGGAGTTTTATTTGATACTATGCATCGACTAGAGGGTATTGGTGATAAGTATAATGATTTTCAAGCAAGAAATTTTGAAAATGTGGCAAAGTATGACGTGCTTGCAAGACTTGCTACACTTAGGGAAATTAAAAAAGACGTAACATCTGCTGATTTATCTGGGTATGCTACAGTTGCTGACAAGAGTGAGGGGAGTATGACTAGAATTGAGGATAATTTAGGGAAGTTGACTTCTAGACTCCTAGAGCCAGCAATTAAGCTTGTTGATAAATTATTAGTATGGATTGAAAACTTTAGTATTGAAAAAAGTATTATTTCTCCTATTAAAAATATATTTAGTATAGATACCTTAATTGCAAGGCTTAAATCAATATTACCATCATGGATGGGTGGTGACAGCGGTGCATCACTGGGTGAATTAAACAAAAGAAGAGAAGCAAGTGAGGACGGTAGTTCAAAACAACCTTAA
- a CDS encoding DUF1322 family protein: protein MKTSKAVRYNEIKQVINQIHESRHQYFTLLEEIRNNKYAFPVIMGIATLSEVKRMLYNDLFEVNKLADFKLQKQVYELIFRK from the coding sequence ATGAAAACATCAAAAGCAGTAAGATACAACGAAATAAAGCAAGTAATAAATCAAATACATGAATCTAGGCACCAATATTTCACACTCTTAGAAGAAATTAGAAATAATAAGTATGCCTTTCCAGTAATAATGGGAATTGCTACCTTAAGTGAAGTTAAGAGGATGTTATATAACGATTTATTTGAAGTTAATAAACTTGCTGATTTTAAACTACAAAAACAAGTGTATGAACTTATTTTTAGGAAATAA
- a CDS encoding DUF1473 family protein: protein MKILTKTKVYEYKVKAIPVYEWDRVLSVNQTKALDRLYELDYLKQITNLMINSGFLDEFYFILNNNRQYVGCYKEYLIAILYSIQFDIFNKDADFKKPHLVYLEEFENNVGDFEKFDYINEAWNYEAVIDSIDNAIAI from the coding sequence ATGAAAATATTAACTAAAACTAAAGTTTATGAGTACAAAGTTAAAGCTATTCCAGTATATGAGTGGGATAGGGTCTTAAGTGTTAATCAAACTAAAGCTCTTGATAGACTCTATGAACTAGACTACTTAAAACAAATTACTAATTTAATGATTAATTCGGGATTCCTGGATGAATTTTACTTCATACTTAACAACAACAGACAATATGTTGGATGCTATAAAGAGTATTTAATAGCAATTCTTTATAGTATTCAATTTGATATATTTAATAAGGACGCCGATTTTAAAAAACCTCATCTTGTGTATCTAGAAGAGTTTGAAAATAATGTTGGGGATTTTGAAAAGTTTGACTATATTAATGAGGCTTGGAATTACGAGGCGGTAATAGATAGTATAGATAATGCTATTGCTATATGA
- a CDS encoding DUF1463 family protein translates to MNLYNLTEVYFSILGHQLHSGKIEFSSEPSTRAVVSAEDKGTPVISFRDPKTVTYIFNIEVTLGSHDYILLTELSDEQFDNVTVSKNEKIGDLVFNDHIATKIISNHAVFTEAPSRNYSAEADKVTFEIRAINCRRSKPNT, encoded by the coding sequence ATGAATTTATATAACTTAACGGAAGTTTATTTTTCAATATTAGGTCATCAACTGCATAGTGGAAAGATCGAATTTAGTAGTGAGCCTAGTACTAGAGCCGTTGTTTCGGCTGAAGACAAGGGTACACCTGTTATAAGCTTTAGAGACCCTAAAACTGTTACTTATATTTTCAACATTGAGGTAACACTTGGTAGTCATGATTATATTTTGTTAACAGAATTATCGGATGAACAATTTGATAATGTTACTGTTAGTAAAAATGAAAAAATTGGGGATTTAGTTTTCAATGATCATATTGCAACAAAAATTATTTCAAACCATGCAGTGTTTACAGAGGCTCCATCTAGAAACTACTCTGCAGAGGCTGATAAGGTAACTTTTGAAATACGAGCAATTAATTGTAGGCGTAGTAAACCTAATACTTAA
- a CDS encoding DUF787 family protein — protein MPMDTVNVNLITSRLDITKVQYYNPLLVYKTTTLKIDDQVNNIKILPLNVNNYTKSIEALEKANGNDLEAEKAYLNTALGAFFGEDALRACTLLLYKDKPESIKEYLKASRHSFVVLINPYKKESPTDDGLSIYKDDYPKFKSPNTFFVFSTKETELKELFKDKGSTEGKGNIVIYSNGGDNLYLKFISQYLNQASIFHSVNPYGIKLKATPLLDDATIKKLRDARINFYALLNETGLDGVPSFKEGVDLAGTPIDELATLSYIKNETIVELIRVWNKHNRQNSKLSALSLSGIRENAYTASLECLFNRFKSSGLIVDYSSIRLKLKPSPQLQLDLNITITYNYSINAVVLNITTEDIKDYQNSLAQDRSA, from the coding sequence ATGCCAATGGATACAGTTAATGTCAATCTTATAACCAGTAGACTAGATATTACCAAAGTACAATACTACAACCCTTTACTAGTTTATAAAACTACAACTTTAAAGATTGATGATCAAGTTAACAACATTAAGATACTACCACTTAATGTTAATAACTATACCAAGAGTATAGAAGCACTTGAAAAAGCAAATGGTAATGACCTAGAGGCCGAGAAGGCTTATTTAAATACGGCTTTAGGGGCTTTTTTTGGTGAAGATGCATTAAGGGCTTGCACACTTTTACTTTATAAAGATAAGCCGGAGTCAATTAAGGAATATCTTAAAGCTAGCAGGCACAGTTTTGTTGTCTTAATTAATCCTTATAAAAAAGAGAGTCCTACAGACGATGGACTTAGTATTTATAAAGATGATTATCCTAAATTCAAGAGCCCTAATACCTTTTTTGTATTCTCTACTAAAGAAACCGAACTAAAAGAATTATTTAAAGATAAAGGCTCAACAGAGGGTAAAGGTAATATTGTCATTTATAGCAACGGTGGTGATAACCTGTATTTAAAATTTATAAGTCAATACCTCAATCAAGCTAGTATATTTCATTCCGTAAATCCGTACGGTATTAAGCTTAAAGCCACACCACTCCTTGATGATGCTACAATCAAGAAATTACGAGATGCTCGTATTAATTTCTATGCACTTCTTAATGAGACTGGACTTGACGGTGTTCCTTCTTTTAAGGAGGGCGTTGACCTTGCTGGTACTCCTATAGATGAACTTGCAACATTAAGTTACATCAAAAATGAAACCATAGTGGAGCTCATTCGTGTTTGGAACAAACATAATAGACAAAATAGTAAATTAAGTGCATTAAGTCTAAGTGGTATTCGTGAGAATGCATACACTGCGTCACTTGAGTGTTTATTTAATAGATTTAAATCTTCTGGTTTGATTGTAGACTATAGTTCTATTAGATTAAAACTAAAGCCATCTCCTCAACTACAGCTTGATCTAAATATCACTATTACATATAACTATAGCATTAATGCTGTTGTATTAAATATTACAACAGAAGACATAAAAGACTATCAAAATAGTCTAGCGCAAGACAGGAGTGCTTAA
- a CDS encoding DUF1506 family protein — MSSIRQTFSSMSNRMISLFQNDEQLRFYKGMYKYNVETAMHDLIFSKLSYMAFIGVLFSITSDALENIYDSNLKDSGSYAKLYTASTLDFQIKDRISTDDTDYYEIVKIDTSIGYTTLILKVLSWT, encoded by the coding sequence ATGAGCTCTATAAGACAAACATTTTCTTCTATGTCTAATAGAATGATATCATTATTTCAAAATGATGAACAGTTAAGATTTTATAAAGGTATGTACAAATACAATGTAGAGACCGCCATGCATGATTTAATTTTTAGTAAATTAAGTTACATGGCATTTATTGGTGTGCTCTTTAGCATTACTAGTGATGCTTTAGAAAATATATATGACTCTAATTTAAAAGACTCTGGAAGTTATGCTAAACTCTATACCGCATCCACACTTGATTTTCAAATTAAAGATCGCATATCAACAGATGACACAGACTACTACGAAATAGTTAAAATTGATACAAGTATTGGATATACAACATTAATACTTAAGGTACTATCATGGACATAA
- a CDS encoding DUF3890 domain-containing protein → MINSANTYISNSNSNMDNEDNLAEIKTIYTKILALLSIKQEEVTFENFLLHSELLEATLINRGVDISLLSYANIFLLTYYFIGCELKKRGILTEFEFDRIKKQKFNELEIDYHPPPSPTAVNEEHKKNFCDLFDKLVDQSKKQTKTPSCIGVVR, encoded by the coding sequence ATGATAAATAGTGCTAATACTTATATAAGTAATAGTAATAGCAATATGGATAATGAGGATAATTTGGCAGAGATTAAGACAATATACACAAAAATACTAGCTCTCTTGTCAATAAAACAAGAAGAGGTAACTTTTGAAAACTTCCTACTGCACTCTGAACTACTTGAAGCTACTCTAATAAACAGGGGTGTTGATATTAGCTTGTTAAGTTATGCTAATATTTTTCTACTAACATATTACTTTATAGGTTGTGAACTTAAGAAACGCGGTATTTTAACAGAGTTTGAATTTGATAGGATTAAAAAACAAAAGTTTAATGAACTTGAGATTGACTATCACCCACCACCATCACCAACTGCTGTTAATGAAGAACACAAGAAAAACTTTTGTGATCTTTTTGATAAATTAGTAGATCAAAGCAAAAAACAAACAAAAACGCCTTCTTGTATAGGGGTAGTAAGATGA